From a single Drosophila sulfurigaster albostrigata strain 15112-1811.04 chromosome 3, ASM2355843v2, whole genome shotgun sequence genomic region:
- the LOC133842219 gene encoding nuclear hormone receptor HR78 isoform X1, which translates to MMGTSSGIKTEEPRALGLNHSSSSSSNNNSTAAAVAAAVAAGNAASSAAAAASLSSVELCLVCGDRASGRHYGAISCEGCKGFFKRSIRKQLGYQCRGAMNCEVTKHHRNRCQFCRLQKCLASGMRSDSVQHERKPIVDRKDGLASSSSSGGISASGSTATGGSSSGSVANKSSYQQVRVKQQQQQQQQQHASSVAAAAASAALFQHAATPPVSSTANSTPFGLNENLFPMGLNFAELTQTLMLASQQQQQQQQQAASSNAPSHCYSPELAKPELDEDDDDSMDNSSTLCLQLLANSASNNNSQHLNFNAAAAAAAAANVDASNTLPTPATVGLIQSTLDKRAIDKALQLLQPIQQQLDRSQSSQNTAAGLSIKPECESDAEDSGTEDVDADLVEHMDLDFDYCNRGDFVANEAIFEQELFPSEAQCAFHVQPPTLVHSYLNMHYVCETGARIIFLTVHTLRKVPAFELLDAHTQMKLLRGSWPALVAVALAQCQRQLAVSTIIGQLVHSVRQVADIDKIEPQKIAKLAQITRTIHDFVQELQSQDVTDLEFGLLRLVLLFNPLLLQPNRRERSLRAYVKRVQLYALATLRRQSGGEERANGLFASLLPLSGLESELTEELFFANLVGQMQIDSMIPFILMMCNSNGL; encoded by the exons ATGATGGGCACCAGCAGCGGCATTAAAACTGAAG AACCCCGAGCATTGGGCCTGAATCACtcaagcagcagtagcagcaataacaacagcactgcagctgctgtggcggCCGCAGTGGCAGCCGGAAATGCAGCAAGTTCAGCGGCCGCTGCCGCCTCCCTCTCGTCCGTAGAGTTGTGTTTAGTGTGCGGAGATCGGGCGTCGGGTCGCCACTATGGTGCCATTAGCTGTGAGGGCTGCAAGGGATTCTTCAAGCGCTCGATACGCAAACAGCTGGGCTATCAATGTCGCGGGGCCATGAACTGTGAGGTGACCAAACACCATCGCAACAGGTGTCAATTCTGTCGGCTGCAAAAGTGTTTGGCCAGCGGCATGCGAAGTGATT CCGTGCAGCACGAACGAAAACCGATTGTGGATCGCAAAGATGGCCTCGCTTCCAGTTCCAGCAGTGGTGGCATCTCCGCCTCTGGCTCGACTGCAACAGGTGGCAGCTCTAGCGGTTCCGTGGCCAACAAATCCAGTTACCAACAGGTGCGAgtaaagcagcaacagcagcagcaacaacaacaacatgcatcatctgtggcagctgctgcagcgagCGCTGCGCTTTTTCAGCATGCGGCCACGCCCCCTGTATCAAGCACAGCCAACTCGACGCCCTTTGGCCTCAACGAGAATCTATTCCCCATGGGCCTGAACTTTGCCGAGCTCACCCAGACGCTGA TGCTCGcttcacaacaacagcaacagcagcagcaacaagctgcCAGCAGCAATGCTCCCAGTCACTGCTATTCACCCGAGTTGGCCAAGCCGGAACTCGACGAGGATGACGATGATTCCATGGACAATAGCAGCACACTTTGCCTGCAACTCTTGGCCAACAGTGCCAGCAATAATAACTCACAGCACTTGAATTTCAATGCGGCTgcagccgccgcagcagcagcaaacgttGATGCCAGCAACACATTACCCACACCCGCCACTGTGGGATTGATTCAGAGCACGCTGGATAAGCGGGCGATTGACAAGGCgctgcaattgctgcagcccatacaacagcagctggaTCGCAGCCAGAGCAGTCAGAACACAGCAGCTGGACTCAGCATTAAACCCGAATGTGAATCGGATGCCGAGGACAGCGGCACAGAGGATGTGGATGCTGATCTGGTGGAGCACATGGATTTGGATTTTGACTATTGCAATCGTGGGGATTTTGTGGCCAACGAAGCCATCTTTGAGCAGGAACTGTTCCCATCGGAGGCACAATGCGCCTTCCATGTGCAACCTCCTACCTTGGTGCACTCCTATCTGAACATGCACTATGTGTGCGAGACGGGGGCCAGGATCATCTTCTTGACTGTGCACACCTTGAGGAAAGTGCCCGCCTTTGAGCTGCTCGATGCTCACACACAGATGAAGTTGCTTCGCGGCTCTTGGCCAGCATTGGTGGCAGTGGCATTGGCTCAATGCCAACGCCAATTGGCCGTCTCGACCATCATTGGACAGCTGGTGCATAGTGTGCGTCAGGTGGCGGATATCGATAAGATTGAACCACAAAAGATTGCGAAGCTGGCGCAGATTACGCGCACCATTCACGACTTTGTGCAGGAGTTGCAGTCGCAGGACGTGACCGACTTGGAGTTTGGTCTTTTGCGTCTCGTGTTGCTCTTCAatccgctgctgttgcagccgAATCGTCGGGAACGCTCACTGCGTGCCTATGTGAAGCGTGTGCAGCTTTATGCGTTGGCCACTTTGCGTCGCCAGAGTGGAGGAGAGGAGCGTGCGAATGGTTTGTTTGCTAGTCTGTTGCCGTTGAGCGGCTTGGAATCGGAGCTAACCGAAGAGCTGTTCTTTGCCAATCTTGTGgggcaaatgcaaatcgatTCAATGATTCCCTTCATTCTGATGatgtgcaacagcaacggacTGTAA
- the LOC133842219 gene encoding nuclear hormone receptor HR78 isoform X2, protein MMGTSSGIKTEEPRALGLNHSSSSSSNNNSTAAAVAAAVAAGNAASSAAAAASLSSVELCLVCGDRASGRHYGAISCEGCKGFFKRSIRKQLGYQCRGAMNCEVTKHHRNRCQFCRLQKCLASGMRTVQHERKPIVDRKDGLASSSSSGGISASGSTATGGSSSGSVANKSSYQQVRVKQQQQQQQQQHASSVAAAAASAALFQHAATPPVSSTANSTPFGLNENLFPMGLNFAELTQTLMLASQQQQQQQQQAASSNAPSHCYSPELAKPELDEDDDDSMDNSSTLCLQLLANSASNNNSQHLNFNAAAAAAAAANVDASNTLPTPATVGLIQSTLDKRAIDKALQLLQPIQQQLDRSQSSQNTAAGLSIKPECESDAEDSGTEDVDADLVEHMDLDFDYCNRGDFVANEAIFEQELFPSEAQCAFHVQPPTLVHSYLNMHYVCETGARIIFLTVHTLRKVPAFELLDAHTQMKLLRGSWPALVAVALAQCQRQLAVSTIIGQLVHSVRQVADIDKIEPQKIAKLAQITRTIHDFVQELQSQDVTDLEFGLLRLVLLFNPLLLQPNRRERSLRAYVKRVQLYALATLRRQSGGEERANGLFASLLPLSGLESELTEELFFANLVGQMQIDSMIPFILMMCNSNGL, encoded by the exons ATGATGGGCACCAGCAGCGGCATTAAAACTGAAG AACCCCGAGCATTGGGCCTGAATCACtcaagcagcagtagcagcaataacaacagcactgcagctgctgtggcggCCGCAGTGGCAGCCGGAAATGCAGCAAGTTCAGCGGCCGCTGCCGCCTCCCTCTCGTCCGTAGAGTTGTGTTTAGTGTGCGGAGATCGGGCGTCGGGTCGCCACTATGGTGCCATTAGCTGTGAGGGCTGCAAGGGATTCTTCAAGCGCTCGATACGCAAACAGCTGGGCTATCAATGTCGCGGGGCCATGAACTGTGAGGTGACCAAACACCATCGCAACAGGTGTCAATTCTGTCGGCTGCAAAAGTGTTTGGCCAGCGGCATGCGAA CCGTGCAGCACGAACGAAAACCGATTGTGGATCGCAAAGATGGCCTCGCTTCCAGTTCCAGCAGTGGTGGCATCTCCGCCTCTGGCTCGACTGCAACAGGTGGCAGCTCTAGCGGTTCCGTGGCCAACAAATCCAGTTACCAACAGGTGCGAgtaaagcagcaacagcagcagcaacaacaacaacatgcatcatctgtggcagctgctgcagcgagCGCTGCGCTTTTTCAGCATGCGGCCACGCCCCCTGTATCAAGCACAGCCAACTCGACGCCCTTTGGCCTCAACGAGAATCTATTCCCCATGGGCCTGAACTTTGCCGAGCTCACCCAGACGCTGA TGCTCGcttcacaacaacagcaacagcagcagcaacaagctgcCAGCAGCAATGCTCCCAGTCACTGCTATTCACCCGAGTTGGCCAAGCCGGAACTCGACGAGGATGACGATGATTCCATGGACAATAGCAGCACACTTTGCCTGCAACTCTTGGCCAACAGTGCCAGCAATAATAACTCACAGCACTTGAATTTCAATGCGGCTgcagccgccgcagcagcagcaaacgttGATGCCAGCAACACATTACCCACACCCGCCACTGTGGGATTGATTCAGAGCACGCTGGATAAGCGGGCGATTGACAAGGCgctgcaattgctgcagcccatacaacagcagctggaTCGCAGCCAGAGCAGTCAGAACACAGCAGCTGGACTCAGCATTAAACCCGAATGTGAATCGGATGCCGAGGACAGCGGCACAGAGGATGTGGATGCTGATCTGGTGGAGCACATGGATTTGGATTTTGACTATTGCAATCGTGGGGATTTTGTGGCCAACGAAGCCATCTTTGAGCAGGAACTGTTCCCATCGGAGGCACAATGCGCCTTCCATGTGCAACCTCCTACCTTGGTGCACTCCTATCTGAACATGCACTATGTGTGCGAGACGGGGGCCAGGATCATCTTCTTGACTGTGCACACCTTGAGGAAAGTGCCCGCCTTTGAGCTGCTCGATGCTCACACACAGATGAAGTTGCTTCGCGGCTCTTGGCCAGCATTGGTGGCAGTGGCATTGGCTCAATGCCAACGCCAATTGGCCGTCTCGACCATCATTGGACAGCTGGTGCATAGTGTGCGTCAGGTGGCGGATATCGATAAGATTGAACCACAAAAGATTGCGAAGCTGGCGCAGATTACGCGCACCATTCACGACTTTGTGCAGGAGTTGCAGTCGCAGGACGTGACCGACTTGGAGTTTGGTCTTTTGCGTCTCGTGTTGCTCTTCAatccgctgctgttgcagccgAATCGTCGGGAACGCTCACTGCGTGCCTATGTGAAGCGTGTGCAGCTTTATGCGTTGGCCACTTTGCGTCGCCAGAGTGGAGGAGAGGAGCGTGCGAATGGTTTGTTTGCTAGTCTGTTGCCGTTGAGCGGCTTGGAATCGGAGCTAACCGAAGAGCTGTTCTTTGCCAATCTTGTGgggcaaatgcaaatcgatTCAATGATTCCCTTCATTCTGATGatgtgcaacagcaacggacTGTAA
- the LOC133842237 gene encoding protein PBDC1 yields MELMHGASMLSRPADEFGNDSMVEEMWAAKALEHAEVHFNLLTSVHPSQLRLTPYDDQIYATFRQDFPDLQVGRLSDDVLKSASEKLKWRQFAEKFNKMEDYSYGTLMRADASKEFSPDNSIFVFRVQFLAIEIARNREGANDEIHNANRPVKKTATKRSCTSAMMQHHFIIILV; encoded by the exons ATGGAATTAATG CATGGCGCATCGATGCTCTCCCGGCCCGCGGATGAGTTCGGCAACGATTCCATGGTCGAAGAAATGTGGGCGGCAAAAGCGCTTGAACATGCGGAGGTGCACTTCAAt TTGCTGACCAGCGTGCATCCCTCGCAGCTGCGTTTGACGCCCTACGACGATCAAATCTATGCCACATTTCGTCAAGATTTTCCTGATTTGCAAGTTGGCCGGCTTAGCGATGATGTGCTTAAATCCGCCAGCGAAAAGCTCAAGTGGCGTCAATTTGCTGAAAAATTTAACAAGATGGAGGACTACTCATACGGCACATTAATGCGAGCGGATGCCAGCAAGGAATTCTCACCAGACAACTCGatatttgtgtttcgtgtCCAATTTTTGGCCATTGAAATAGCGCGCAATCGCGAAGGCGCCAACGATGAGATCCACAACGCAAACAGACCCGTCAAAAAAACAGCCACAAAGCGAAGCTGCACCAGCGCAATGATGCAGcatcattttataattatattagtttag
- the LOC133842232 gene encoding uncharacterized protein LOC133842232 — protein MFQNISFPFLSALAFISWTIMCYFHIIEEQVKSDDYNVEIYTERSRSADRPQYCPINSKPTIISRACDLVVSYGLILAATVAFSKLLKYLEMDSTIFLEKESANLSVEESFPNIAKKLETETEKNEKLSSQYLQHNLELREQLDDLQARCQELLQELRIGKRNGHNNDDALDDSNPSTTSLKDSDESFMSTDSSIHNCDDNSGVIMWKQPAEFNSSRISVLHSDSEVSAPMSQNVYVTHSHIHINFNGPVRLSQQNLNINRFRLKELPRNSEFRQVWGNYLKGPNEIPMLTSVHNIIM, from the exons ATGTTTCAAAACATAAGTTTTCCGTTTTTAAGTGCCTTAGCATTTATATCCTGGACGATTATGTGCTATTTCCACATCATTGAAGAACAGGTGAAATCTGATGATTATAATGTCGAAATCTATACAG AGCGTTCACGTTCTGCCGATAGACCGCAATATTGTCCAATAAATTCAAAACCGACCATCATATCGCGAGCATGTGACTTGGTGGTGAGCTATGGATTAATACTGGCAGCCACGGTAGCCTTCTCCAAGTTATTAAAGTATCTTGAGATGGACAGTACAATCTTCCTGGAGAAGGAGTCTGCAAATCTTTCAGTTGAGGAATCGTTTCCAAACATCGCAAAAAAGCTtgagacagagactgagaaGAATGAGAAGTTGTCCTCTCAATACTTGCAGCATAATTTGGAGTTAAGAGAACAATTGGATGATTTGCAGGCGCGATGTCAGGAGCTGCTTCAGGAACTTCGTATTGGCAAAAGAAATGGTCATAACAATGACGACGCTCTAGATGATTCCAATCCTTCCACCACCAGTTTGAAAGATTCCGATGAGTCTTTCATGTCCACCGATAGTAGTATCCACAATTGTGATGATAATTCCGGTGTGATAATGTGGAAACAACCTGCCGAATTCAATTCTAGTCGAATTTCTGTGTTGCATTCCGACTCTGAAGTCTCCGCGCCAATGTCGCAAAATGTCTATGTTACGCACAGTCATATTCACATTAACTTCAATGGACCGGTGCGCTTATCACAGCAGAATCTGAATATTAATAGATTCCGCCTCAAGGAACTGCCCAGAAATAGCGAGTTTCGGCAAGTGTGGGGTAACTACTTAAAAGGACCTAATGAGATACCTATGCTAACAAGCGTTCATAATATTATAatgtaa